The Acetivibrio saccincola genome window below encodes:
- the spoIIAA gene encoding anti-sigma F factor antagonist codes for MKVKISYKGTILIASLEGELDHHSAQYVRQKIDSELMKSSNRDMILDFSKVSFMDSSGIGVVIGRYKNIQKLSGKLIIINLNNQVRRIFEMSGLLKIIPVYDNLEDAIKNVKGNKNAAYK; via the coding sequence TTGAAAGTTAAAATTTCGTATAAGGGGACTATTTTAATTGCCTCTCTAGAGGGGGAGTTAGATCATCACTCTGCCCAATATGTGAGGCAGAAGATAGATAGTGAATTAATGAAATCATCTAACAGGGATATGATTTTGGATTTTTCAAAAGTTAGCTTTATGGATAGCTCCGGAATAGGAGTTGTTATAGGAAGATACAAAAATATTCAGAAACTAAGTGGAAAACTTATAATAATTAATTTAAACAATCAGGTGAGGCGTATATTTGAGATGTCAGGATTACTCAAAATAATACCAGTATACGACAATTTAGAAGATGCTATAAAAAATGTAAAGGGGAATAAAAATGCAGCCTATAAATGA
- the spoIIAB gene encoding anti-sigma F factor: MQPINEMNLEFSSKSRNESFARVVAAAFVSQLDPTLEELADVKTAVSEAVTNAIIHGYENRDGLVKMNCKLYNNSVEITISDEGKGIENISLARQPMYTSRPDMERSGMGFTVMESFMDKIEVVSELGKGTKVTMFKTFKSIK, translated from the coding sequence ATGCAGCCTATAAATGAGATGAATTTAGAATTTTCCAGTAAATCAAGAAATGAAAGTTTTGCAAGAGTTGTTGCAGCAGCTTTCGTATCCCAGCTTGATCCTACTTTAGAGGAGCTTGCAGATGTAAAAACTGCAGTTTCAGAAGCAGTGACCAATGCAATAATTCATGGTTATGAAAACAGGGACGGGTTGGTTAAAATGAATTGTAAACTATATAACAACTCAGTGGAAATTACCATTAGTGATGAAGGAAAGGGAATAGAAAATATATCCCTTGCAAGGCAGCCCATGTATACCTCCAGACCTGATATGGAAAGATCCGGCATGGGATTTACCGTTATGGAAAGCTTTATGGACAAAATTGAAGTGGTATCAGAGTTGGGAAAGGGTACTAAGGTAACTATGTTTAAAACATTTAAATCCATAAAGTAA
- a CDS encoding ketoacyl-ACP synthase III: MIRNTYSSDISFPDIKPLRINKYARIMSTGVGVPKKVMTNQDIIDKYNYVATDRAVQFSIGIKERRWVSEDETFEDLMAEAITQCLERANVSIEEVDRIIYTKLISAQNVPASAVTVLKKLGAKKGIPGFDVTCACSGFVHVMDMALKYIATGDDYVLILGGGVSSTRTQQCKNPSTKTVFLFGDGIVAMLLGPSDTKHFLSSYIFTNHKLYDNAFIPCGTTMVAKGFCDTEDDILTMKIVDGKVILDSAVEYTKMIAEKLLSMAGMTLDDVDYFITSDQSTRIWEAQVKALGIPFEKSLSLFERYGNTVAAMSPLILNELIMTNKIKRGDLVMMLAHGAGASSGGLLFRF; encoded by the coding sequence ATGATAAGAAATACATATTCTTCAGATATTTCATTTCCAGATATAAAACCTTTACGTATCAATAAATATGCCAGAATTATGTCTACTGGTGTTGGCGTTCCTAAAAAGGTTATGACCAATCAGGATATCATTGATAAATACAACTATGTAGCTACAGACAGGGCTGTTCAATTTTCCATTGGGATAAAAGAAAGAAGATGGGTTAGTGAAGATGAAACCTTTGAAGACTTAATGGCTGAGGCAATTACCCAGTGTTTAGAGAGGGCAAATGTAAGTATTGAAGAGGTGGACAGGATTATATACACAAAATTAATTAGTGCCCAAAATGTTCCTGCCTCAGCTGTAACGGTACTAAAAAAGCTTGGAGCCAAAAAAGGAATACCCGGCTTTGATGTCACTTGTGCATGCAGCGGTTTTGTACACGTAATGGATATGGCATTAAAATACATTGCTACAGGGGATGATTATGTTCTTATATTGGGAGGAGGAGTATCTTCCACTAGAACGCAGCAGTGCAAAAATCCAAGTACCAAAACGGTGTTTTTATTTGGGGACGGCATTGTTGCAATGCTTTTGGGACCTTCTGATACTAAGCATTTCCTCTCATCTTATATTTTTACCAATCATAAATTATATGACAACGCTTTTATTCCCTGCGGAACCACTATGGTAGCAAAAGGGTTCTGTGATACTGAAGACGATATTTTAACCATGAAAATAGTGGACGGCAAAGTAATTTTAGATTCGGCTGTGGAGTATACCAAAATGATAGCAGAAAAACTCCTGTCAATGGCCGGTATGACTTTAGATGATGTGGATTATTTTATAACTTCTGACCAGTCAACCAGGATATGGGAAGCACAAGTAAAAGCTTTAGGAATTCCCTTTGAAAAGAGTTTAAGTTTATTTGAAAGGTATGGAAACACTGTGGCAGCCATGAGCCCCTTAATACTAAATGAATTAATTATGACAAACAAAATAAAAAGAGGGGATCTAGTAATGATGCTGGCTCATGGTGCAGGAGCAAGCAGTGGGGGATTGCTTTTCAGGTTTTAA
- a CDS encoding phosphopantetheine-binding protein, with product MTYDEIYQKAREIIADYLRVEEDEVHLETDLVEDLCADSIALVELGFKFSEVFLVPMMDARPESFVLKNIVDFVKENINVKNNVKS from the coding sequence ATGACTTATGATGAGATTTATCAAAAAGCAAGGGAAATAATAGCTGATTATTTGCGTGTTGAAGAGGATGAAGTGCATTTAGAAACAGATTTGGTAGAAGATCTTTGTGCTGATTCAATAGCATTGGTGGAATTAGGTTTTAAGTTTTCAGAAGTTTTTTTAGTTCCTATGATGGACGCGCGACCAGAATCATTTGTACTAAAAAACATTGTGGATTTTGTTAAAGAAAATATAAATGTCAAAAACAATGTAAAAAGTTAA
- the sigF gene encoding RNA polymerase sporulation sigma factor SigF: MDDLFEKETLDLIKKAKKGDKEVQSVLVEKNIGLVWSIVKRFQNRGYEPEDIFQIGCIGLIKAINKFDDSFNVKFSTYAVPMIIGEIKRFIRDDGMIKVSRSLKELANKTRITKEIMTKELGREPSISEISNHLKIPKEEIVMALEASYTPESLYSTVGEGENSSMLLIDRIDNERSDNELDLVDKIDLRNVLETLKPREKQIIILRYYKEKTQSQIAKMLGISQVQVSRIEKKILEEIRKKMKHV, translated from the coding sequence ATGGATGATTTATTTGAGAAGGAAACTTTGGATTTAATTAAAAAAGCTAAAAAAGGTGACAAAGAAGTTCAATCTGTTTTAGTTGAAAAAAACATAGGTCTTGTTTGGAGTATAGTTAAAAGATTTCAAAACAGGGGTTATGAGCCTGAGGATATTTTTCAAATAGGGTGTATCGGGCTTATTAAAGCCATAAATAAATTTGATGACTCTTTTAATGTAAAGTTTTCTACATATGCAGTTCCTATGATAATAGGGGAGATTAAACGGTTTATAAGAGATGACGGTATGATAAAAGTAAGCCGTTCTTTAAAAGAACTGGCTAATAAAACCAGAATAACAAAAGAAATTATGACAAAGGAATTAGGCAGGGAGCCTTCTATAAGTGAAATTTCCAACCACCTGAAAATTCCAAAAGAAGAAATTGTTATGGCTTTAGAAGCAAGTTATACTCCTGAATCTTTATATAGTACGGTAGGAGAAGGAGAAAATTCCTCCATGTTATTAATTGACAGAATTGACAATGAAAGAAGTGACAACGAATTAGATCTTGTGGATAAAATAGATTTGAGGAATGTACTGGAAACATTAAAACCAAGGGAAAAGCAAATAATTATTTTAAGGTACTACAAAGAAAAAACCCAGTCGCAAATTGCAAAAATGCTCGGTATATCCCAAGTACAGGTTTCCAGGATTGAAAAAAAGATATTAGAAGAAATACGGAAAAAAATGAAGCATGTATAA
- a CDS encoding chemotaxis protein CheX — MNVEYINPFIEASRTVLKQITGIDAKLGKIFVKTSPYASDNILIIVGLTGKIRGQAVFAMNQYVALDIASSMMGGIETVELDEMSKSAISELANMILGNAATILYNRGIGVEITPPTFLMGENMQISNAKMKTICIPLLLGDNKQMQIDVSIVE; from the coding sequence ATGAATGTAGAATATATAAATCCATTTATTGAAGCAAGCCGGACAGTATTAAAACAGATAACAGGGATAGATGCTAAGTTAGGAAAGATATTTGTAAAAACTTCTCCTTATGCCAGTGACAATATACTTATAATTGTCGGACTTACCGGAAAAATCAGGGGACAGGCTGTTTTTGCCATGAACCAGTATGTTGCTTTGGATATAGCTTCAAGTATGATGGGGGGAATAGAAACAGTTGAACTGGACGAAATGTCAAAAAGTGCCATATCTGAACTTGCCAATATGATTCTTGGGAATGCAGCGACTATATTATATAATAGGGGAATTGGTGTTGAGATAACCCCTCCTACTTTTCTCATGGGAGAAAATATGCAAATATCCAACGCAAAAATGAAAACTATATGTATTCCCCTTTTGCTGGGTGATAATAAACAAATGCAAATTGATGTTTCAATAGTTGAATAA
- the trmL gene encoding tRNA (uridine(34)/cytosine(34)/5-carboxymethylaminomethyluridine(34)-2'-O)-methyltransferase TrmL yields the protein MNIVLVEPEIPQNAGNIARTCAATGTNLHMVKPLGFSVEDKYLKRAGLDYWDKVNISYYDSFNQLIEKHSNGVFFYATTKAVNSYADVEYPEGAFIVFGKETAGLPEEILLNNKDRCIRIPMIEGARSLNLSNSVAIVLYEALRQNNFKNLNLKGELTQYTW from the coding sequence ATGAACATAGTTTTAGTTGAACCTGAGATACCGCAGAATGCGGGGAATATTGCCAGGACATGTGCAGCAACAGGTACTAATTTGCATATGGTTAAACCTTTGGGGTTTTCTGTGGAAGATAAATATTTAAAGCGTGCCGGTCTTGATTATTGGGATAAAGTCAATATAAGCTATTATGACAGCTTTAATCAGCTGATTGAAAAACACAGTAATGGTGTTTTCTTTTATGCCACAACAAAAGCTGTCAATTCTTATGCAGATGTAGAGTATCCCGAAGGTGCTTTTATTGTATTTGGCAAGGAAACGGCAGGCTTGCCTGAGGAAATTTTATTAAATAATAAAGACAGGTGCATCAGGATTCCTATGATAGAAGGTGCAAGGTCATTAAATCTTTCAAATTCTGTTGCAATTGTACTTTATGAAGCTTTGAGGCAAAATAATTTTAAAAATCTGAATTTAAAAGGAGAACTTACACAATATACGTGGTGA
- a CDS encoding M20/M25/M40 family metallo-hydrolase — protein sequence MVNRDRIIDEFIHLVKIDSISLYERDMADALKIRMMKEGISVKEDDTAKKIGGNAGNLICTLKGNKDVSPILLMAHMDTVTPGIGKKPQLEGNIIKSDGTTILGADDVAGIVCILEAVRVLKEQKIDHGDIYIVFTVAEELGLLGAKNLDLSDINAKYGFVLDLGGEIGYAAISAPTQNTFDIKIIGKAAHAGIEPEKGISAIQIAVDAISNMKLGRVDDETTANIGTIKGGEATNIVCEEVEIRAEARSRDNEKLKTQTEHIKSCFEESAGKFGGKVVFRTEHLYPAYNIDESEEIISILKTASEKAGIELKLGQTGGGSDTNIINSKGIKSVNISVGMDKVHSLEEQINIDDMVKATEFLISIIQSIN from the coding sequence ATGGTAAACAGGGACAGGATAATAGATGAATTTATACATTTGGTGAAAATCGACAGTATATCCCTGTATGAAAGGGATATGGCGGATGCATTAAAGATAAGGATGATGAAAGAGGGCATTAGTGTAAAGGAAGATGATACGGCAAAGAAGATAGGGGGAAATGCGGGAAATCTCATATGTACTTTAAAGGGAAATAAAGATGTTTCCCCTATCCTTTTAATGGCTCATATGGATACGGTTACGCCGGGTATAGGCAAAAAACCCCAATTAGAAGGGAATATAATAAAATCAGACGGAACCACTATACTTGGCGCTGATGATGTGGCAGGTATCGTATGCATATTGGAGGCTGTAAGGGTATTAAAAGAGCAAAAAATAGATCATGGTGACATATATATTGTTTTTACCGTTGCAGAAGAATTGGGATTATTAGGTGCAAAGAATCTTGATCTTAGTGACATAAACGCCAAATACGGTTTTGTCCTAGATCTGGGAGGGGAAATTGGATATGCGGCAATATCTGCCCCCACCCAGAATACATTTGATATAAAAATAATAGGCAAAGCAGCCCATGCCGGTATTGAACCGGAGAAGGGTATAAGTGCAATTCAAATAGCAGTTGATGCAATATCAAATATGAAACTTGGAAGAGTGGATGATGAAACAACTGCCAATATTGGAACCATAAAAGGCGGGGAAGCCACCAATATTGTATGCGAAGAGGTTGAAATACGTGCCGAGGCGAGAAGCAGGGATAATGAAAAGTTAAAGACACAGACAGAGCACATAAAAAGTTGTTTTGAGGAGTCTGCCGGCAAATTTGGCGGAAAAGTTGTTTTTAGAACAGAACACCTATATCCTGCTTATAACATTGATGAAAGTGAAGAAATAATATCAATTTTAAAAACTGCATCTGAAAAAGCAGGAATAGAATTAAAATTAGGACAAACCGGAGGGGGAAGCGATACAAATATAATAAACTCCAAGGGGATAAAATCTGTTAACATAAGCGTAGGAATGGACAAAGTCCATAGTTTGGAAGAACAAATTAATATTGACGATATGGTAAAAGCTACAGAGTTTTTAATTTCTATAATACAGTCCATTAATTAA
- a CDS encoding 3-oxoacyl-ACP synthase III family protein: protein MTNEEIIEKNSLPFKSSVIEKTIGVKTRHIADDSYDDSKMLLKSAKKCLDSYGLKPDRLSRILVNKYYGDNLLPMTASRLQGKLNSNTAMHAFDVDGGITSFLHSVDLISRYIDTGDEYILLSSGGIHTKLISKKDPRVAFLFGDASASLLFGRTEEQHILASYFYSNHEYSHLALSISPLSAVDGTDETVPFEELTYIYDTYRMGNWKEAEEFFREATSVVSKNLLEESGLKMEDIDLVLVTENNKKIWQLTLETLGVSEDKSISILRDCGNTMSAMLPLLIDKGISTGKIAEGMNVMMISHGEGISGGGIIYRV, encoded by the coding sequence TTGACAAATGAGGAAATAATAGAAAAAAACTCTCTACCCTTTAAAAGCAGTGTAATTGAAAAGACAATAGGGGTAAAAACAAGACATATTGCAGATGATTCTTATGACGACAGTAAGATGCTTTTAAAATCTGCTAAAAAATGCTTAGATAGCTATGGATTAAAACCTGACCGTTTATCTAGGATTTTAGTGAATAAATATTATGGGGACAATTTATTGCCCATGACTGCCAGCAGGCTGCAGGGCAAACTAAATAGCAATACCGCCATGCATGCTTTTGATGTGGACGGCGGTATAACTTCATTTTTACATTCAGTGGATTTGATATCAAGGTATATAGATACAGGGGATGAATACATTCTATTATCCTCCGGGGGTATTCATACAAAACTTATAAGCAAAAAAGACCCCAGGGTGGCATTTCTCTTTGGCGATGCCTCTGCCTCTTTGTTGTTTGGAAGAACGGAAGAACAACATATTTTAGCAAGCTATTTTTATTCCAATCATGAGTACTCTCATCTGGCACTTTCCATAAGCCCCTTAAGTGCAGTGGATGGAACTGATGAAACGGTGCCTTTTGAAGAGTTAACGTACATATATGATACATATAGAATGGGGAACTGGAAGGAAGCAGAGGAGTTTTTCAGGGAGGCAACCTCTGTGGTTTCAAAAAACTTACTTGAAGAAAGCGGACTTAAAATGGAGGATATTGATTTAGTACTGGTCACAGAAAACAACAAAAAAATATGGCAACTTACTTTGGAAACATTGGGAGTTAGTGAAGACAAAAGCATTTCAATTTTAAGAGATTGTGGAAACACCATGTCTGCCATGCTCCCATTGTTGATAGATAAAGGAATCAGCACAGGTAAAATTGCCGAAGGCATGAATGTAATGATGATCTCCCACGGGGAAGGCATAAGCGGTGGGGGAATTATCTACAGAGTATAA
- a CDS encoding bifunctional diguanylate cyclase/phosphohydrolase, whose translation MELSMDNIVRDSDKKLNLLSNGKENSLKGYFMHLIEQYLNTAFRKTEFLLFTLISFSFSIIQIMLSPDTEHNLRGFITNIQSSILFILAFRFGYLGLIIAGFVITFDVVLMLVIYYNLEMMPWGILGLSLKISTGVITVFVAILSYKQDIQKKKLETLAITDELTGAYNQRFFYSILDEEIEMADKEKSSLGLMMIDIDNFKMYNEIYGHSFGDEILRGTVAILESLLKDKKAYICRYGGDEFAIIMRGDSLESLEKEAKRIQEEFEEKKVLYYHGILYDKLTLSIGFSEYPNKAKGKSELIYQTDVALYNAKNLGKDKVHLYKDAILQIRKHISSDHQQLIGIFKGLVSTISAKDKYTSGHCERVSSYAVKIANAMELDFKEVCIIQYAALLHDIGKVEIPRFILNKREPLTKEELDLLRQHPVYSQNILEPLEELDMLTDYVRHHHERYDGKGYPDGLAGEEISLGARIICVADSYDAMVSERPYSRKMDEEQALKELEKKAGTHFDPEIVKVFVNIMRKQS comes from the coding sequence ATGGAGTTAAGTATGGACAATATTGTAAGGGATTCGGATAAAAAACTAAATTTACTATCAAACGGGAAAGAGAATTCACTAAAAGGATATTTTATGCACTTAATTGAGCAGTACTTAAATACTGCATTTAGAAAAACAGAGTTTTTGTTGTTTACTTTAATTTCTTTTTCCTTTTCTATAATTCAAATAATGCTTTCTCCTGATACAGAGCACAATTTAAGGGGATTTATAACTAATATCCAATCGTCCATACTTTTTATACTTGCCTTTAGGTTTGGATATTTAGGGCTTATTATAGCCGGTTTTGTTATTACATTTGATGTAGTTTTAATGCTTGTAATATATTATAATTTAGAAATGATGCCCTGGGGAATTTTAGGACTGTCTCTTAAAATTTCCACAGGAGTGATAACTGTTTTTGTTGCAATTCTTTCGTACAAGCAGGATATCCAGAAAAAAAAGCTTGAAACGCTGGCTATTACAGACGAACTGACCGGGGCATATAACCAGAGGTTTTTTTACAGCATCCTTGATGAGGAAATAGAAATGGCGGATAAAGAAAAGTCGTCCTTAGGACTTATGATGATAGATATTGACAATTTTAAAATGTACAATGAGATATACGGACATAGTTTCGGAGATGAAATTTTAAGAGGAACAGTAGCCATTCTAGAGAGTTTATTGAAAGATAAAAAAGCTTACATATGCAGATATGGCGGGGATGAATTTGCAATAATAATGAGAGGGGATAGTTTAGAAAGTTTAGAAAAAGAGGCAAAGAGAATTCAAGAAGAATTCGAAGAAAAAAAAGTTTTGTACTACCATGGAATTCTTTACGATAAACTTACACTGTCTATAGGTTTTTCAGAATATCCAAATAAGGCTAAGGGCAAAAGTGAGCTTATTTACCAGACAGATGTGGCACTTTACAATGCTAAAAACTTAGGAAAGGACAAAGTACATTTATACAAAGATGCTATTTTACAAATTCGCAAGCATATTAGTTCAGACCATCAGCAGTTAATAGGTATATTTAAGGGACTGGTTAGTACCATATCAGCTAAGGATAAGTATACATCCGGACATTGTGAACGTGTTTCCTCATATGCAGTAAAGATAGCAAATGCCATGGAGCTTGATTTCAAAGAAGTGTGTATAATTCAGTATGCAGCACTTTTGCATGATATAGGTAAAGTTGAAATACCTAGATTTATTCTCAATAAAAGAGAACCATTGACCAAAGAAGAGTTGGATCTGTTGCGGCAGCACCCGGTGTATAGCCAGAATATATTAGAGCCTCTGGAAGAATTGGATATGCTTACAGACTATGTACGTCATCATCATGAAAGATATGACGGAAAGGGATATCCTGACGGGCTGGCAGGAGAAGAAATAAGCCTTGGGGCAAGGATAATATGTGTAGCGGATTCTTATGATGCAATGGTGTCTGAACGCCCTTACAGCAGAAAAATGGATGAAGAACAGGCACTTAAAGAATTAGAGAAAAAAGCCGGTACTCATTTTGATCCTGAAATTGTAAAGGTATTTGTAAATATAATGAGAAAGCAGTCATAA
- a CDS encoding DUF2156 domain-containing protein: MNFTNLFMWRDFYNFEFFEINEMICLIASPKGQEPFAYAPIGSYTPERFRSSVNAIREYFSEKEWRLVFRRVEESKLEYFERYTDGQIKIEYDRDNSDYIYLTENLINLKGRKYHSKRNHINIFLKTYEYEYVELNESYIEEALRIDEEWNLGKEDGGNGIMYPERLANREVLKNFAKLDCKGALIKVNGKFEAYTVGEIINNRYAVIHIEKANSSIKGIYAFINQKFCEYELRNILYVNREQDLGIESLRRAKKSYNPIKYINKYNIYVN; the protein is encoded by the coding sequence ATGAATTTCACTAATTTATTTATGTGGAGAGATTTTTATAATTTTGAGTTTTTTGAAATAAATGAAATGATATGCCTTATAGCTTCCCCGAAGGGTCAAGAGCCCTTTGCCTATGCCCCTATAGGAAGCTATACTCCTGAAAGGTTTAGATCATCTGTAAATGCTATAAGGGAATATTTCAGTGAAAAAGAGTGGAGGCTTGTATTCAGAAGGGTTGAGGAAAGCAAACTTGAATATTTTGAAAGATATACAGACGGTCAGATAAAAATTGAATATGACAGGGACAATAGTGATTATATTTATTTGACAGAAAATTTAATAAATTTAAAAGGCAGGAAGTATCACAGCAAAAGAAATCATATAAATATTTTTTTAAAAACATATGAATATGAGTATGTTGAATTAAATGAATCCTATATAGAGGAAGCACTGAGAATAGATGAAGAGTGGAATTTGGGGAAAGAAGACGGAGGAAATGGAATAATGTACCCGGAAAGACTGGCAAACAGGGAAGTACTAAAAAACTTTGCTAAATTAGACTGTAAGGGTGCACTTATAAAAGTTAACGGAAAATTTGAGGCATATACCGTCGGGGAAATAATAAATAACCGGTATGCAGTAATTCATATTGAAAAAGCAAACAGCAGTATAAAGGGTATTTATGCATTTATAAATCAGAAATTTTGTGAATATGAGCTAAGGAATATTTTATATGTAAACAGGGAGCAGGACTTAGGGATAGAAAGCCTCAGAAGGGCTAAAAAATCCTATAACCCCATTAAATACATAAACAAATACAATATATACGTTAACTAA